A genomic stretch from Xiphophorus maculatus strain JP 163 A chromosome 16, X_maculatus-5.0-male, whole genome shotgun sequence includes:
- the LOC102228740 gene encoding heme oxygenase 2-like isoform X1 gives MSEKMETEANVSNGSGTGYEKEESNLSPEDLSEMLAAGTKEVHEKAENTQFVKDFLRGRIRKELFKLGAVALYHTYTAMEEEIERNKDHPQFAPLYFPAELHRHEALARDLEYFYGPDWKSKISCSQATQHYVDRIHQVGQEDPVLLVAHAYTRYMGDLSGGQVLRKVAQRALKLPPTGEGLEFYQFDAIHSAKAFKQLYRSRMNELELDMAAKRKLVAEAVKAFHFNMEVFEELEEIGKTIQEDVQDAGMSVHGEMGGDISKCPYYTAKMAASGGTAYFGQLVMAALRHPTGQVLFATWFAALAGLAAWYLM, from the exons atgtcagagaagATGGAGACGGAAGCAAATGTGTCCAATGGATCTGGGACAGGGTATGAGAAAGAAGAAAGCAACCTCAG CCCAGAGGATCTGTCTGAGATGCTGGCTGCTGGAACTAAGGAGGTTCACGAAAAAGCAGAGAACACGCAGTTCGTGAAAGATTTCCTCAGGGGACGAATCCGCAAAGAGCTTTTCAAG cTTGGTGCTGTTGCACTTTACCACACATATACGGCCATGGAGGAGGAGATCGAGAGGAATAAGGACCACCCCCAATTTGCCCCCCTGTATTTTCCTGCAGAGCTGCACCGCCATGAAGCCCTGGCCCGCGACCTGGAGTATTTCTACGGTCCGGATTGGAAGAGCAAGATCAGCTGCTCTCAGGCCACCCAGCACTACGTGGACCGCATCCACCAGGTGGGGCAGGAAGACCCGGTTCTGCTGGTGGCCCATGCCTACACTCGCTATATGGGTGACCTGTCAGGGGGGCAGGTGCTGAGAAAGGTGGCACAGAGAGCTTTGAAGCTGCCACCCACAGGGGAAGGCCTGGAGTTCTACCAGTTTGATGCGATCCACAGTGCCAAGGCGTTCAAACAGCTGTACCGAAGCCGCATGAATGAGCTGGAGCTGGACATGGCGGCAAAGAGGAAACTGGTGGCGGAAGCTGTTAAAGCTTTTCATTTCAACATGGAG GTGTTTGAGGAGTTAGAAGAAATTGGCAAAACAATTCAGGAGGATGTTCAAGATGCTGGCATGTCTGTTCATGGGGAGATGGGAGGAGACATCAGCAAATGTCCCTACTATACTGCCAAGATGG CAGCGTCGGGGGGAACAGCGTATTTTGGTCAGCTGGTCATGGCCGCTCTCAGACACCCGACGGGACAGGTCCTGTTCGCCACTTGGTTCGCCGCCCTGGCTGGACTGGCTGCGTGGTATCTGATGTGA
- the LOC102228740 gene encoding heme oxygenase 2-like isoform X2 encodes MSEKMETEANVSNGSGTGYEKEESNLSPEDLSEMLAAGTKEVHEKAENTQFVKDFLRGRIRKELFKLGAVALYHTYTAMEEEIERNKDHPQFAPLYFPAELHRHEALARDLEYFYGPDWKSKISCSQATQHYVDRIHQVGQEDPVLLVAHAYTRYMGDLSGGQVLRKVAQRALKLPPTGEGLEFYQFDAIHSAKAFKQLYRSRMNELELDMAAKRKLVAEAVKAFHFNMEVFEELEEIGKTIQEDVQDAGMSVHGEMGGDISKCPYYTAKMASGGTAYFGQLVMAALRHPTGQVLFATWFAALAGLAAWYLM; translated from the exons atgtcagagaagATGGAGACGGAAGCAAATGTGTCCAATGGATCTGGGACAGGGTATGAGAAAGAAGAAAGCAACCTCAG CCCAGAGGATCTGTCTGAGATGCTGGCTGCTGGAACTAAGGAGGTTCACGAAAAAGCAGAGAACACGCAGTTCGTGAAAGATTTCCTCAGGGGACGAATCCGCAAAGAGCTTTTCAAG cTTGGTGCTGTTGCACTTTACCACACATATACGGCCATGGAGGAGGAGATCGAGAGGAATAAGGACCACCCCCAATTTGCCCCCCTGTATTTTCCTGCAGAGCTGCACCGCCATGAAGCCCTGGCCCGCGACCTGGAGTATTTCTACGGTCCGGATTGGAAGAGCAAGATCAGCTGCTCTCAGGCCACCCAGCACTACGTGGACCGCATCCACCAGGTGGGGCAGGAAGACCCGGTTCTGCTGGTGGCCCATGCCTACACTCGCTATATGGGTGACCTGTCAGGGGGGCAGGTGCTGAGAAAGGTGGCACAGAGAGCTTTGAAGCTGCCACCCACAGGGGAAGGCCTGGAGTTCTACCAGTTTGATGCGATCCACAGTGCCAAGGCGTTCAAACAGCTGTACCGAAGCCGCATGAATGAGCTGGAGCTGGACATGGCGGCAAAGAGGAAACTGGTGGCGGAAGCTGTTAAAGCTTTTCATTTCAACATGGAG GTGTTTGAGGAGTTAGAAGAAATTGGCAAAACAATTCAGGAGGATGTTCAAGATGCTGGCATGTCTGTTCATGGGGAGATGGGAGGAGACATCAGCAAATGTCCCTACTATACTGCCAAGATGG CGTCGGGGGGAACAGCGTATTTTGGTCAGCTGGTCATGGCCGCTCTCAGACACCCGACGGGACAGGTCCTGTTCGCCACTTGGTTCGCCGCCCTGGCTGGACTGGCTGCGTGGTATCTGATGTGA
- the LOC102228474 gene encoding dnaJ homolog subfamily A member 3, mitochondrial-like, with the protein MMASSAVRSSSRWITVIVSSGPRRAAGFVLSSDHGSLRSFSTVGAEKLWRGGSLFCGGAGKALTLRGVSDLKSPNAFFTLSFHTSASSGSKQDFYQILGVPRTASQKEIKKAYYQMAKKYHPDTNKDDPQAKEKFAQLAEAYEVLSDEGKRKQYDTYGTAGFEAGQAGGGQQYWSGQASHVDPEELFRKIFGEFSGGRGFGDFNAIFDQPQEYIMELTFTQAAKGVNKEMSVNIETACQRCDGKGHEPGTKVQHCHHCNGSGMETINTGPFVMRSTCRRCGGKGTVISTPCNTCRGSGQTKQRKTVVVPVPAGVEDGQTVRMPVGKKEIFITFRVQKSPVFRREGADIHSDLYVSVAQAILGGTARTQGLYETLNLSIPAGVQTDQRIRLSGKGIARVSGYGFGDHYIHVKVKIPKTLTDRQKSLLTSFAEDETDVEGTVNGVTNTSTGKRSSWN; encoded by the exons ATGATGGCGTCCTCGGCCGTTCGCAGCTCCTCACGCTGGATTACAGTCATCGTGTCCTCTGGACCTCGAAGAGCTGCCGGTTTCGTTCTGTCTTCTGACCATGGAAGCCTCCGCAGTTTTTCTACTGTGGGAGCTGAGAAGTTGTGGCGTGGGGGCAGCTTGTTTTGCGGTGGAGCAGGAAAAGCGTTGACATTGAGAGGGGTGTCAG ATCTGAAGTCGCCCAATGCTTTCTTCACGCTGTCCTTCCATACAAGCGCCTCTTCTGGCAGCAAGCAGGATTTCTATCAGATTCTTGGAGTTCCTCGCACCGCATCCCAAAAGGAGATCAAGAAAGCCTACTACCAG ATGGCCAAAAAGTATCACCCAGACACAAACAAAGACGACCCACAAGCGAAAGAAAAATTTGCACAGTTGGCAGAAGCATACGAG GTGCTTAGTGACGAAGGGAAGCGGAAGCAGTACGACACATACGGTACAGCGGGTTTTGAGGCGGGTCAGGCTGGAGGAGGGCAGCAGTACTGGAGTGGACAGGCCAGCCATGTCGACCCGGAGGAGCTTTTCCGCAAAATCTTTGGAGAATTCTCAGGAGGCCGTGGCTTCGGAGACTTCAACGCCATATTTGATCAGCCACAGGAG TACATTATGGAGCTGACATTCACTCAGGCAGCAAAGGGAGTGAATAAGGAGATGTCTGTTAACATAGAGACAGCCTGCCAGCGCTGCGATGGGAAAGGCCACGAGCCGGGGACTAAGGTTCAGCACTGCCACCACTGTAACGGGTCAGGCATG GAAACAATAAACACAGGACCATTTGTGATGCGTTCCACATGCCGGCGCTGCGGGGGGAAAGGTACAGTTATTTCAACTCCCTGTAACACCTGCCGTGGATCTGGACAAACCAAGCAGAGGAAGACTGTGGTTGTTCCTGTTCCTGCAG GAGTGGAGGATGGTCAGACAGTCAGAATGCCAGTcggaaagaaagaaatcttcATTACATTTCGG GTCCAAAAGAGTCCTGTGTTCCGGAGGGAAGGTGCAGACATTCACTCTGATCTTTACGTCTCTGTGGCTCAAGCCATTCTGGGAGGCACGGCAAGAACACAAGGACTTTATGAAACGCTTAATTTGTCA ATCCCTGCAGGTGTCCAAACTGACCAGAGGATCCGTCTGTCAGGGAAAGGAATTGCTCGCGTCAGTGGCTATGGCTTTGGAGATCACTACATTCACGTCAAAGTCAAAATACCAAA gACTTTGACAGATAGACAGAAATCTCTTTTAACGAGCTTTGCTGAGGATGAGACCGATGTAGAAGGGACGGTGAATGGAGTCACAAACACCAGCACAG GTAAGAGGTCGTCCTGGAACTAA